Proteins encoded in a region of the Pseudomonas shahriarae genome:
- a CDS encoding D-mannose isomerase translates to MIMQPLPASSWLNAPAHHAWLAAEGQRLLGFAKASRLPEGFGNLDVQGRLPVDAHAETMNTARMTHSFAMAHAQGLPGYAELVEHGVASLGGPLRDAEHGGWFAVAGAGDGNTGKAAYLHAFVALAASSAVVAGAPGAQALLTDAMQIIDQHFWCEEEGAMLESFARDWSGEEAYRGANSNMHATEAFLALADVTGDTRWLGRALRIVERVIHRHAAANEFMVIEHFDRYWQPLHRYNEDNPADGFRPYGITPGHGFEWARLVLHLEAARQQAGLVTPAWLLEDAKALFASACEYGWSVDGGPGLVYTLDWHYRPVVRERLHWTHAEASAAAQALLKRTGEWHYEVWYRRFWEFCETHLIDRVQGSWHHELDPQNLPASKIWGGKPDLYHAWQAVLLPGLPLSPSMASALGAGCYVTKW, encoded by the coding sequence ATGATCATGCAACCACTGCCTGCCAGCAGTTGGCTGAACGCCCCTGCCCATCACGCCTGGCTCGCCGCCGAAGGCCAGCGCCTGCTGGGTTTTGCCAAGGCCTCGCGGCTGCCTGAAGGCTTCGGCAACCTCGATGTACAGGGCCGTCTGCCCGTCGATGCCCACGCCGAAACCATGAACACCGCCCGCATGACCCACAGCTTCGCCATGGCTCACGCCCAAGGGCTGCCGGGCTATGCCGAGCTGGTGGAGCACGGTGTGGCCAGCCTCGGCGGCCCGTTGCGGGATGCCGAGCATGGCGGCTGGTTTGCCGTCGCCGGCGCGGGTGATGGCAATACGGGCAAGGCCGCCTACCTGCACGCCTTTGTCGCCCTGGCCGCCAGTTCCGCCGTGGTGGCGGGTGCCCCTGGGGCGCAAGCTCTGTTGACGGATGCCATGCAGATCATCGACCAGCATTTCTGGTGCGAGGAGGAGGGCGCAATGCTTGAATCCTTCGCCCGGGACTGGAGCGGTGAAGAAGCCTATCGCGGCGCCAACAGCAATATGCACGCCACCGAAGCCTTTCTGGCCCTGGCCGATGTCACCGGCGACACGCGCTGGCTGGGGCGGGCGCTGCGTATTGTCGAACGGGTGATCCATCGGCACGCCGCCGCCAATGAATTTATGGTGATCGAGCATTTCGACCGCTATTGGCAACCCCTGCACCGTTACAACGAAGACAACCCGGCCGACGGCTTTCGCCCCTACGGCATCACTCCCGGGCACGGCTTTGAATGGGCGCGCCTGGTGTTGCACCTTGAAGCCGCACGCCAGCAGGCGGGGCTCGTCACGCCAGCGTGGTTGCTGGAGGATGCCAAGGCTTTGTTCGCCAGCGCCTGCGAGTATGGCTGGTCGGTGGACGGTGGCCCGGGCCTGGTCTACACCCTGGACTGGCACTACCGCCCGGTGGTGCGCGAGCGTCTGCATTGGACCCACGCCGAAGCCAGCGCGGCCGCCCAGGCCCTGCTCAAGCGCACCGGCGAGTGGCATTACGAGGTCTGGTACCGGCGCTTCTGGGAGTTCTGTGAAACCCACCTGATCGACCGGGTCCAGGGCAGTTGGCACCACGAACTCGACCCGCAAAACCTGCCCGCCAGCAAAATCTGGGGGGGCAAGCCGGACCTGTACCATGCCTGGCAGGCCGTATTGCTGCCGGGCCTGCCGTTATCCCCAAGCATGGCCAGTGCGCTGGGGGCCGGTTGCTATGTCACCAAGTGGTGA
- a CDS encoding carbohydrate ABC transporter permease produces the protein MTSLAKPSISFSRLAIHAVLILAVVLYLVPLVVMLLTSFKTPEDISTGNLLSWPTVITGIGWVKAWATVNGYFWNSFMITIPAVLISTTIGALNGYVLSMWRFRGSQLFFGLLLFGCFLPFQTVLLPASFTLGKMGLASTTTGLVFVHVVYGLAFTTLFFRNYYVSIPDALVKAARLDGAGFFTIFRRIILPMSTPIIMVCLIWQFTQIWNDFLFGVVFSSGDSQPITVALNNLVNTSTGAKEYNVDMAAAMIAGLPTLLVYVVAGKYFVRGLTAGAVKG, from the coding sequence ATGACTAGTCTCGCCAAACCTTCCATCAGCTTCAGCCGCCTGGCGATCCATGCGGTGCTGATCCTCGCCGTGGTGCTGTACCTGGTGCCGCTGGTGGTGATGCTGCTGACCAGCTTCAAGACCCCGGAAGACATCAGCACCGGCAACCTGCTGAGCTGGCCGACGGTGATTACCGGGATCGGCTGGGTCAAGGCCTGGGCCACGGTAAACGGGTACTTCTGGAACTCGTTCATGATCACCATCCCGGCGGTGCTGATCTCCACCACCATCGGTGCGTTGAACGGCTACGTGCTGTCGATGTGGCGTTTTCGCGGTTCGCAGTTGTTCTTCGGCCTGTTGTTGTTCGGCTGCTTCCTGCCGTTCCAGACCGTCTTGCTGCCGGCCTCGTTCACCCTCGGCAAAATGGGCCTGGCCAGCACCACCACCGGCCTGGTGTTCGTGCACGTGGTCTACGGCCTGGCATTCACCACGCTGTTCTTCCGCAACTACTACGTGAGCATTCCGGATGCGCTGGTCAAGGCTGCGCGCCTGGATGGCGCAGGATTCTTCACCATCTTCCGTCGGATCATTCTGCCGATGTCGACCCCGATCATCATGGTCTGCCTGATCTGGCAGTTCACCCAGATCTGGAACGACTTCCTGTTTGGTGTGGTGTTCTCCAGCGGTGATTCGCAGCCCATCACGGTGGCGCTGAACAACCTGGTCAACACCAGCACCGGGGCCAAGGAATATAACGTTGATATGGCGGCGGCGATGATCGCCGGGCTGCCGACCCTGCTGGTCTATGTGGTCGCAGGCAAGTATTTCGTGCGCGGCCTCACGGCTGGCGCGGTCAAGGGGTAA
- a CDS encoding carbohydrate ABC transporter permease — translation MSSVAVFSKASPFDALQRWLPKLVLAPSMFIVLVGFYGYILWTFVLSFTNSTFLPTYKWVGLAQYARLFDNDRWWVASKNLALFGGMFIGITLVIGVLLAVFLDQRIRREGFIRTIYLYPMALSMIVTGTAWKWLLNPGMGLDKLLRDWGWEGFRLDWLIDPDRVVYCLVIAAVWQASGFIMAMFLAGLRGVDQSIIRAAQIDGASLPRIYWSVVLPSLRPVFFSAVMILAHIAIKSFDLVAAMTAGGPGYSSDLPAMFMYSFTFSRGQMGMGSASAILMLGAILAIIVPYLYSELRTKRHD, via the coding sequence ATGAGTTCTGTTGCTGTGTTCAGCAAGGCCTCGCCGTTCGATGCATTGCAGCGCTGGCTCCCCAAACTGGTGCTGGCCCCGAGCATGTTCATCGTTCTGGTGGGCTTCTATGGCTACATCCTGTGGACGTTCGTGCTGTCGTTCACCAACTCCACCTTCCTGCCCACCTACAAATGGGTGGGCCTGGCGCAATACGCACGGTTGTTCGACAACGACCGCTGGTGGGTGGCGAGCAAAAACCTGGCGCTGTTCGGCGGCATGTTTATCGGCATCACCCTGGTGATCGGCGTGCTGCTGGCGGTCTTTCTCGACCAGCGCATCCGCCGCGAAGGCTTTATCCGCACCATCTACCTGTACCCGATGGCGCTCTCGATGATCGTCACCGGTACTGCCTGGAAATGGCTGCTCAACCCCGGCATGGGCCTGGACAAACTGCTGCGCGACTGGGGCTGGGAAGGCTTCCGGCTGGACTGGCTGATCGACCCGGACCGCGTGGTGTATTGCCTGGTGATTGCGGCGGTATGGCAAGCCTCGGGCTTTATCATGGCGATGTTCCTCGCCGGCCTGCGTGGGGTTGATCAGTCGATCATCCGTGCCGCACAGATCGACGGCGCGAGCCTGCCGCGTATCTACTGGAGCGTGGTGCTGCCCAGCCTGCGCCCGGTGTTCTTCAGCGCGGTGATGATCCTTGCGCACATCGCCATCAAGAGCTTTGACCTGGTGGCGGCAATGACGGCCGGTGGCCCTGGCTACTCGTCCGACCTGCCGGCGATGTTCATGTATTCCTTCACCTTCAGTCGCGGCCAGATGGGCATGGGCTCGGCCAGTGCGATCCTGATGCTCGGCGCGATCCTCGCGATCATCGTGCCTTACCTGTACTCCGAGCTGAGGACCAAGCGCCATGACTAG
- a CDS encoding ABC transporter substrate-binding protein — protein sequence MNAINRLAVAISIASLFPLSAFAADSKGTVEVVHWWTSGGEKAAVDVLKAQVEKDGFTWKDGAVAGGGGATAMTVLKSRAVAGNPPGVAQIKGPDIQEWASTGLLDTDVLKDVAKAEKWDELLDKKVSDTVKYEGDYVAVPVNIHRVNWLWINPEVFKKAGISKNPTTLEEFYAAGDKLKAAGFIALAHGGQPWQDSTVFEAVVLSVMGVDGYKKALVDLDNATLTGPDMVKALTELKKVATYMDADGKGQDWNLEAAKVINGKAGMQIMGDWAKSEWTAAKKIAGKDYECVAFPGTDKAFTYNIDSLAVFKQKNAGTSAGQQDIAKVVLGENFQKVFSINKGSIPVRNDMLGDMAKYGFDSCAQTAAKDFLVDAKSGGLQPSMAHNMATTLAVQGAFFDVVTNFINDPKADPADTAKKLGAAIKSAK from the coding sequence ATGAACGCGATTAATCGCCTCGCCGTTGCTATTTCCATTGCCTCGTTGTTTCCCCTCAGTGCATTTGCCGCCGACTCCAAAGGGACGGTTGAAGTTGTGCATTGGTGGACCTCGGGCGGTGAGAAGGCGGCGGTGGATGTCCTGAAGGCCCAAGTTGAGAAAGACGGTTTTACCTGGAAAGACGGGGCCGTCGCAGGCGGCGGCGGTGCCACGGCCATGACCGTGCTGAAAAGCCGCGCGGTCGCCGGCAACCCGCCAGGCGTAGCCCAGATCAAAGGCCCCGACATCCAGGAATGGGCGTCCACCGGGCTGCTCGACACCGACGTCCTGAAGGACGTGGCCAAGGCCGAAAAGTGGGACGAACTGCTCGACAAGAAAGTCTCCGACACGGTGAAGTACGAAGGTGATTACGTGGCCGTGCCGGTGAATATCCACCGCGTCAACTGGCTGTGGATCAACCCTGAAGTCTTCAAGAAAGCCGGCATCAGCAAAAACCCTACGACCCTTGAAGAATTCTATGCCGCCGGTGACAAGCTCAAGGCTGCCGGCTTCATTGCGCTCGCCCACGGTGGCCAGCCTTGGCAGGACAGTACGGTGTTCGAAGCCGTGGTGCTCTCGGTCATGGGCGTGGACGGCTACAAGAAAGCCCTGGTCGACCTCGACAACGCGACCCTGACCGGCCCGGACATGGTCAAGGCGCTGACCGAGCTGAAAAAGGTCGCGACCTATATGGACGCCGACGGCAAGGGCCAGGACTGGAACCTGGAAGCCGCCAAAGTCATCAACGGCAAGGCCGGCATGCAGATCATGGGTGACTGGGCCAAGAGCGAGTGGACAGCCGCCAAGAAAATCGCCGGCAAGGACTACGAGTGCGTAGCCTTCCCGGGCACCGACAAGGCCTTCACCTACAACATCGACTCCCTGGCGGTGTTCAAGCAGAAAAATGCCGGTACCTCGGCCGGTCAGCAAGACATCGCCAAGGTCGTGCTGGGTGAGAACTTCCAGAAGGTCTTCAGCATCAACAAGGGCTCGATCCCGGTGCGCAACGACATGCTCGGCGACATGGCCAAATACGGCTTCGACAGCTGCGCCCAGACGGCGGCCAAGGACTTCCTGGTGGATGCCAAGTCCGGCGGCCTGCAACCGAGCATGGCGCACAACATGGCGACCACGCTGGCGGTGCAGGGCGCGTTCTTTGATGTGGTGACCAACTTCATCAACGACCCGAAAGCCGACCCGGCCGACACCGCCAAGAAACTTGGCGCGGCGATCAAGTCTGCCAAGTAA